A single Thermoanaerobacterium sp. RBIITD DNA region contains:
- a CDS encoding ATP-binding protein: MKIRTKILICYISAFTVTIILIGYFMFNIITNYIVKNTVNNLIDSLNREIYLAEDNITDPEILLREYADNIALNLSGNNIFVKLYDNKTLISHLENDLDNLNNRSKNNKIDVVVENALNGSKVYKVDRNVLYLALPIKFGNEIIGAVEYIYPLKNELMNINFIKMIFEVFGLVSVIIIFLVSFYISRIITKPIKRLDNAAKNFSDGNFEIIPIITKDEIGNLTRTFNQMAEIISKQIRDIAIEKNKLNSVLSGLSEGVIAFNEKRDSIVFKNQKVDELIGENIQNYIFDIVDKTYKDKRIIEELQVNGKILNIESFLCDGYCIIVIKDVTLDKELIEKQKKFVSNISHELKTPITTIIGFIQILKDGKKYDQNVLNYLESEANKLKKLVLEILELSRLQSYELKLQKKTVNLSHMLLKICENINLKASKFDISIKIKVQNGINVIVDEDKVSQAIINILDNAIKYSKPHQQIDVLLYKNCNQDIVIEIKDHGIGIPENEICHIFDRFYRAKNALSIGGNGLGLTIVKEIIEKHGGKIEVVSTINSGSTFRMVLPQNS; encoded by the coding sequence ATGAAAATTAGGACAAAAATATTAATATGTTATATAAGTGCATTTACTGTTACAATCATATTAATAGGTTATTTTATGTTTAACATAATAACTAATTACATTGTTAAAAATACAGTTAATAATCTAATTGATAGTTTAAATAGAGAAATATACCTGGCAGAAGATAATATAACTGATCCTGAAATATTGCTTAGGGAATATGCTGATAACATTGCTTTGAATTTAAGTGGAAATAATATTTTTGTAAAGCTATATGACAATAAAACTTTAATTAGCCATTTAGAAAATGATCTCGACAATCTAAATAACAGAAGTAAAAATAATAAGATAGATGTAGTTGTTGAAAATGCTTTAAATGGAAGTAAAGTATATAAAGTCGATAGAAATGTATTATATTTAGCGTTACCAATAAAATTTGGGAATGAAATTATTGGAGCAGTTGAGTATATATATCCACTTAAAAATGAATTAATGAATATAAATTTCATTAAAATGATTTTTGAAGTATTTGGATTGGTATCTGTTATAATTATTTTTTTAGTTAGTTTTTATATTTCACGTATTATAACAAAACCTATAAAACGACTTGACAATGCAGCAAAAAATTTTTCGGATGGAAATTTCGAAATAATACCGATTATAACAAAAGATGAAATTGGAAATCTTACGAGGACATTTAATCAAATGGCGGAAATAATATCAAAACAAATTAGAGATATAGCTATTGAAAAAAATAAACTAAATAGTGTTTTATCTGGACTTAGTGAGGGTGTTATTGCTTTCAACGAGAAGAGGGATAGTATTGTATTCAAAAATCAAAAAGTAGATGAATTAATTGGAGAAAATATTCAAAATTATATTTTTGATATTGTAGATAAGACATATAAAGATAAAAGAATTATCGAAGAATTACAAGTAAATGGTAAAATATTAAATATTGAAAGTTTTTTGTGTGATGGATATTGTATAATTGTTATAAAAGATGTAACTTTAGATAAGGAATTAATAGAAAAACAAAAGAAATTTGTTTCAAATATTTCTCACGAATTAAAAACACCTATAACTACTATTATAGGTTTTATACAGATATTAAAAGATGGTAAAAAATATGATCAGAATGTTTTAAATTATCTTGAAAGTGAAGCAAATAAATTAAAAAAGCTTGTTTTAGAAATCCTTGAATTATCAAGGCTTCAATCATATGAATTGAAACTTCAAAAGAAAACTGTGAATTTAAGCCATATGTTATTAAAGATATGCGAAAACATAAATCTAAAAGCTTCAAAATTTGATATATCAATAAAGATAAAAGTTCAAAATGGGATAAACGTGATTGTAGATGAAGATAAGGTTTCTCAGGCAATAATTAATATTCTTGATAATGCAATTAAATATTCAAAACCGCATCAACAAATAGATGTATTATTATACAAAAATTGCAACCAAGATATTGTAATTGAGATTAAAGACCATGGTATAGGAATTCCGGAAAATGAAATATGCCATATATTTGATAGATTTTACAGAGCAAAAAATGCTTTATCTATAGGTGGAAATGGACTTGGCTTGACGATTGTAAAAGAGATTATAGAAAAGCACGGTGGGAAAATTGAAGTTGTGAGCACAATAAATAGCGGCAGTACTTTTAGAATGGTATTGCCTCAAAATTCGTGA
- a CDS encoding amidase domain-containing protein, producing the protein MRKTSLFVTMLIIFNFLLMTSSARASNLTSANYILNANTQIKEYVNALNNSLVDEATQKKMYDFFADSNSNLANYIASRHSIYAEWAKNNNVKFTNISVNINIGNMKYDNGKIFANLYTITTVTYEYLSGKGAGIPNTFKFSEAHDLVLENKNGIYKIIKDNFYDSLRPDLSEDHVNMKVFDYNIDNNDNNTDSNALMNQNSIIPDSYKTVYYQTAAAAAYADKWTDNSGSRGTIHNPNYNYYTNNDCANFVSQCMGDSSAGNLPTDGTWYPYSLAWINANSLYNYIVNNRGWLRAYSTSTSYLSSYAKQMKVGDLVFYRWSTSGTTKDHVAIVVGFDSAGNPLVDAHTSNRWHYPWSLYSSNTTFWLVGVNASVTVPQNQ; encoded by the coding sequence ATGAGGAAGACATCTTTGTTTGTTACCATGCTGATTATATTCAATTTTTTGTTAATGACATCATCAGCAAGGGCTAGCAATTTAACTAGTGCAAATTATATTCTTAACGCAAATACTCAGATTAAGGAATACGTAAATGCTTTAAACAATTCTCTTGTAGATGAGGCAACTCAGAAGAAAATGTATGACTTCTTTGCTGATTCGAATTCTAATCTTGCAAATTATATAGCTAGTCGGCACAGTATATATGCAGAATGGGCTAAAAATAATAATGTTAAGTTTACAAATATTTCAGTTAATATAAATATTGGCAATATGAAGTATGATAATGGAAAGATATTTGCTAATTTATATACAATAACTACTGTTACATATGAATATTTAAGTGGAAAAGGCGCTGGAATACCTAATACTTTCAAATTTAGTGAGGCACATGATTTAGTTTTAGAAAATAAAAATGGTATATATAAAATTATAAAGGACAATTTTTACGATTCACTAAGACCAGATTTATCTGAAGACCACGTAAATATGAAAGTATTTGATTATAATATAGATAATAATGATAATAATACTGACAGTAATGCTTTAATGAATCAAAATTCTATAATACCAGACAGCTATAAAACAGTATATTACCAGACAGCTGCAGCTGCAGCATATGCAGATAAATGGACAGATAATAGTGGTAGCAGAGGTACAATACACAATCCTAATTATAATTATTATACTAATAATGATTGTGCTAATTTCGTTTCACAATGTATGGGGGATAGTAGTGCTGGAAATCTTCCAACAGATGGGACATGGTATCCATACTCATTAGCTTGGATAAATGCAAATTCATTATATAATTATATTGTTAATAATAGAGGATGGCTAAGAGCATATAGTACATCTACTTCTTATTTGAGTAGTTATGCTAAACAAATGAAAGTTGGAGACTTAGTGTTTTATAGATGGTCTACATCTGGAACTACAAAAGATCATGTGGCTATCGTTGTTGGCTTTGATTCTGCAGGAAATCCATTAGTTGATGCTCATACAAGTAATAGATGGCATTATCCTTGGAGCTTGTATTCATCTAATACTACTTTTTGGTTAGTTGGAGTCAATGCATCTGTAACAGTTCCGCAAAATCAATGA
- a CDS encoding response regulator transcription factor: MAKILVCDDEKSILNMLKILLEKEKYEVICVENGKEVIEVLKNQIPDLIILDVMLPDESGFDILKKISPMYKIPIIMLTAKNDIIDKVLGLEFGADDYITKPFDTRELIARVKALLRRMEEVKVNKNIYSFGELTVNFDQKIVKKKGKIVNLTPKEFDLLKVLIEAKGSVLTRDELLDKVWGYDYYGDTRTVDIHILRLRKKIEDDTQRPTYIQTVFGFGYKFAIE, from the coding sequence ATGGCTAAAATTTTGGTTTGTGATGATGAAAAATCTATATTAAATATGCTTAAAATACTTTTAGAAAAAGAAAAATATGAAGTAATATGTGTAGAAAATGGAAAAGAGGTCATTGAAGTATTAAAAAATCAGATACCAGATTTAATAATATTAGATGTCATGTTGCCTGATGAAAGCGGATTCGATATTTTAAAAAAAATTTCCCCTATGTATAAAATTCCTATAATAATGCTTACAGCCAAAAACGACATTATTGATAAAGTACTTGGTTTGGAATTTGGTGCGGATGATTATATAACAAAACCATTTGATACTCGTGAGCTTATTGCTAGAGTAAAAGCTTTGTTGAGAAGAATGGAAGAAGTAAAGGTAAATAAAAATATTTATTCTTTTGGAGAATTAACGGTCAATTTTGATCAGAAAATTGTGAAAAAGAAAGGGAAAATTGTAAATCTTACACCAAAAGAATTTGACCTCCTGAAAGTGTTGATAGAAGCAAAGGGAAGTGTTTTAACAAGAGATGAGCTTCTTGATAAAGTATGGGGATATGACTATTATGGCGATACCAGAACTGTTGATATACACATATTAAGACTAAGAAAAAAGATTGAGGATGATACACAAAGACCAACATATATTCAAACTGTTTTTGGCTTTGGGTATAAATTTGCTATAGAATAA
- a CDS encoding putative holin-like toxin has protein sequence MSKERMWCDIGTYQTIQIMIAFGMFIISLIFLVVNMTRYSKNRKNSHLLDQNPSVAIVLLQFDCYS, from the coding sequence ATGTCTAAAGAAAGGATGTGGTGTGATATAGGTACATATCAAACAATCCAGATTATGATAGCTTTCGGTATGTTTATCATATCACTAATCTTCTTAGTTGTTAACATGACAAGGTATAGCAAAAATAGAAAAAATAGTCACCTGCTTGACCAAAACCCCTCTGTGGCAATCGTACTTTTGCAGTTCGATTGTTATTCTTAA
- a CDS encoding amidase domain-containing protein, translated as MPLNKYYKIAIPLLILVLISIWGILFFNKTLSTVADNKEEIKPFLDAFFESRGNVLLSGNIKDIEKYYDTANTYGKWALEHEMRRINYVKGWSEKRNLKFTEAQSIYRIKSIKVGEQSIWLYLVETMKMGYEYNVKPSIINYMGLGIRHSIQLVKIDGKWVIRRDWYYDPLDEYSAFIDISPADGIAPEISPANSTPAGESQNKKKGNYDREGAVRYADTYAGAAWGSGNNYEYNKKYRDYNGVGGDCTNFASQVLHEGGGLKMDYVWNFNGRDSSTAWAQAPALFNYLIYNGKGRLIAQGTYTNMVKPSDTHPAGAIRELQKGDLICYEEKGEIVHFGVVTCFDSYGIPVVNTHPSFAANFYVT; from the coding sequence TTGCCACTAAACAAATATTACAAGATAGCAATTCCCTTGCTAATATTAGTATTAATAAGCATTTGGGGAATATTATTTTTCAATAAAACATTATCTACAGTAGCAGATAACAAAGAGGAAATAAAGCCTTTTTTAGATGCGTTTTTTGAATCCCGCGGCAATGTACTTCTAAGTGGAAACATTAAAGATATAGAGAAATACTACGATACAGCAAATACATATGGAAAATGGGCATTAGAACATGAGATGAGGCGAATTAATTATGTAAAAGGTTGGTCAGAAAAAAGAAATCTAAAATTCACTGAAGCTCAATCAATATACAGAATTAAAAGCATAAAAGTAGGTGAACAATCTATATGGCTGTATTTGGTGGAAACGATGAAAATGGGATATGAATATAATGTAAAGCCTAGCATAATTAACTACATGGGACTAGGTATCCGCCATTCAATACAACTGGTAAAAATTGATGGCAAATGGGTCATTCGCCGCGATTGGTATTACGATCCTCTAGATGAATATTCCGCATTCATAGATATCAGCCCAGCCGACGGTATCGCCCCGGAGATATCGCCTGCAAATTCAACTCCGGCAGGTGAAAGCCAAAATAAGAAAAAAGGAAATTACGATCGCGAAGGTGCTGTAAGATACGCTGATACATATGCCGGTGCTGCTTGGGGCAGCGGAAACAATTATGAATACAATAAAAAGTACAGAGATTACAATGGTGTCGGCGGTGACTGCACAAATTTTGCTTCACAAGTGCTGCATGAGGGCGGCGGACTTAAAATGGATTACGTGTGGAATTTCAACGGTCGTGATTCAAGCACAGCATGGGCACAAGCTCCCGCATTATTCAACTATCTTATATACAATGGGAAAGGAAGGCTTATTGCACAAGGCACATACACTAATATGGTAAAGCCATCTGATACACATCCAGCCGGTGCAATACGAGAACTGCAAAAAGGCGATCTCATCTGCTATGAGGAAAAAGGAGAAATTGTGCATTTTGGAGTCGTAACATGCTTTGATTCTTATGGAATTCCTGTTGTAAACACACACCCTAGTTTTGCAGCAAATTTTTATGTAACGTAA
- a CDS encoding IS1634 family transposase → MYLKKSKHSSGRIYLSIADGYRDKERGHTRTVTIKSLGYLDELQKQYDDPIAFFEQQVKELNKQKAMKKAPITLSFFPDEKLLANTDNRKNFGYAAFSKVYHEIEIDKFLRNRQRHSKEEFDANAIMKLLVFSRLLYPASKKKTYENKDIFFEKFDFSLDDVYRCLTFFNKHSDALQLWIHERVKSLYDRNTDLVYYDVTNYYFEIDEQDELRKKGVSKEHRPDPIVQMGLFMDTNGIPITYKLFPGNAPDKTTLMPMLRRIQHDYSLGRIIVVADKGIITGDNIWYTLSTGNGYVFSYSVRCADKEFKKYVLDENGYTYKGNNFKIKSRLYPREILVTTTKGRKMKKIVDEKQVVFYSEEYALKAKYERASAIEKAKDLIKNPAKYNKSTSYGAAKYVKNLIFDEETGEILESARQHLAFDEEKLKEEEKFDGYYAIVTSEYKESDDKVIEMYRGLWKIEEAFKVTKSDIESRPVYLSLKEHIDAHFLICFIALVIVRILEYRLKGKYSASAILESLAKASCSYIQENYYLFDFNNDVLEDIGKELDIDFGRKYMRLGEIKKILGEVKK, encoded by the coding sequence GTGTATTTAAAGAAAAGTAAGCATAGTTCTGGAAGAATTTATCTTTCTATTGCAGATGGTTATCGTGATAAAGAAAGAGGACATACTAGGACCGTTACAATTAAATCTCTTGGATATCTTGATGAACTTCAAAAACAATACGATGACCCCATTGCATTTTTTGAACAGCAGGTTAAAGAATTGAACAAACAAAAGGCTATGAAAAAGGCTCCAATTACGCTTAGTTTTTTCCCAGATGAAAAACTTTTAGCTAATACGGATAACCGTAAAAACTTTGGCTATGCTGCTTTTAGTAAAGTTTATCATGAGATTGAAATAGATAAATTTTTAAGAAACAGACAACGTCACTCAAAAGAAGAATTTGATGCTAATGCCATTATGAAGCTTCTGGTATTCTCACGCTTGCTTTATCCTGCTTCAAAGAAAAAGACTTATGAAAATAAAGATATATTCTTTGAGAAATTTGATTTTTCTTTGGATGATGTTTATAGATGTCTTACTTTTTTCAACAAGCATAGTGATGCTTTACAACTTTGGATTCATGAGCGCGTTAAGTCCCTGTATGACCGTAATACAGATTTGGTTTACTATGATGTTACTAACTATTATTTTGAAATTGATGAGCAGGATGAATTGCGTAAAAAAGGAGTTTCTAAAGAACACAGACCGGATCCGATTGTGCAGATGGGATTATTTATGGATACCAATGGCATCCCCATTACATATAAACTTTTTCCAGGGAATGCTCCAGACAAAACTACACTTATGCCTATGCTAAGAAGGATACAACATGATTATTCTTTGGGAAGAATTATTGTTGTTGCTGATAAAGGTATTATTACTGGTGATAATATCTGGTATACTTTATCTACTGGTAATGGATATGTATTCAGCTACTCTGTTCGCTGTGCAGATAAGGAATTTAAAAAATATGTTCTTGATGAAAATGGATATACTTACAAAGGAAACAACTTCAAAATAAAATCCAGACTTTATCCAAGAGAAATATTAGTAACTACCACTAAAGGGAGAAAGATGAAAAAGATAGTTGATGAGAAGCAGGTTGTTTTCTATAGTGAAGAATATGCTTTAAAGGCAAAATATGAGAGAGCTTCTGCAATAGAAAAAGCTAAAGATTTGATTAAAAATCCGGCAAAATACAATAAATCAACATCTTATGGTGCTGCTAAATATGTAAAAAATCTTATTTTTGATGAGGAAACTGGTGAAATATTGGAAAGTGCTCGTCAGCATCTAGCATTTGATGAGGAAAAACTAAAAGAAGAAGAGAAGTTTGATGGATATTATGCAATAGTTACCAGTGAATACAAGGAATCTGATGATAAAGTTATTGAAATGTATCGTGGTTTATGGAAAATAGAAGAAGCTTTCAAAGTAACTAAAAGCGATATTGAAAGCAGGCCGGTGTATTTATCGTTGAAGGAGCATATTGACGCTCATTTTCTGATATGCTTTATAGCACTTGTAATCGTAAGAATACTTGAATACAGGCTGAAGGGCAAATATTCCGCTTCAGCTATACTTGAAAGTCTAGCTAAAGCATCCTGCAGTTACATTCAGGAGAACTATTATCTTTTTGATTTTAATAATGATGTTCTCGAAGATATAGGTAAAGAACTAGATATTGATTTTGGGCGGAAATATATGCGCTTAGGAGAAATTAAAAAAATTTTAGGGGAAGTAAAAAAATGA
- a CDS encoding DUF2812 domain-containing protein — translation MSKKYYRFYDGLLSAQENWLNKMAKKGYRLVRTGKLLYEFEECAPGQFEYRIEFIGHKSKEDVTDYCNFLEDLGYKVFFKNINLNYSIGKLRYRPWAEKGGRIATNSTTFDRELLIVEKKNDGREFELHTSYEDKLKYCKSLRNAWLWFLLLFVILGCVQRSIVWGIGGLLVLIPITAYQSEIIKIRHNAKIREW, via the coding sequence ATGAGTAAAAAGTATTATCGCTTTTATGATGGTTTATTATCAGCGCAGGAAAATTGGCTGAACAAAATGGCGAAAAAAGGTTATCGCTTAGTCCGCACTGGTAAACTACTTTATGAATTCGAAGAATGCGCGCCGGGACAATTTGAATATCGGATTGAGTTCATAGGTCATAAATCAAAAGAGGACGTAACAGATTATTGCAATTTCTTAGAGGATTTGGGTTATAAAGTGTTTTTCAAAAACATCAATTTGAATTATTCAATTGGGAAATTACGTTATCGCCCATGGGCTGAAAAAGGTGGGCGCATAGCAACAAATTCAACAACGTTTGACCGTGAATTGCTTATTGTTGAGAAAAAAAACGATGGTAGGGAATTTGAATTGCATACTTCCTATGAGGATAAGTTGAAATACTGCAAATCTTTGAGAAACGCTTGGCTTTGGTTTCTTTTATTGTTTGTAATTTTGGGTTGTGTGCAACGTTCCATCGTTTGGGGCATTGGCGGGTTGCTCGTCCTTATTCCAATCACCGCGTATCAATCTGAAATTATTAAAATCAGACACAATGCTAAGATAAGGGAGTGGTGA
- a CDS encoding PadR family transcriptional regulator, with protein MRDNVKGGALTEVTFYILLSLYTPRHGYAIMQFIEEKTAGRLSLGAGTLYGALNALQKKGWIAFHGDNEGRKKEYFITKAGKEIAEKELVRLQELIQVATEIIGG; from the coding sequence TTGAGAGATAACGTGAAAGGCGGTGCGCTAACAGAAGTGACTTTTTACATTTTGCTTTCCCTGTATACACCAAGGCATGGATATGCTATTATGCAGTTTATTGAAGAAAAAACAGCAGGACGGCTTTCTTTAGGAGCAGGAACACTCTATGGAGCATTGAATGCTTTGCAAAAAAAGGGATGGATTGCTTTTCACGGGGATAATGAGGGAAGAAAGAAAGAGTATTTCATCACAAAAGCAGGCAAGGAAATTGCAGAGAAAGAACTGGTAAGACTGCAAGAACTTATTCAGGTCGCAACTGAAATCATTGGGGGGTAA